The Agrobacterium larrymoorei genome includes the window ATCGGCCAGAGCCAGTGTGTCCTGTCACAAGCATCGTATTGCCCCGGATCTCACAAAGCAATTGAGCCTGGCCAACGCGCGAGAAGACATCAAAAGCATCGCGGCCATAATCAGTCACGCAACATGGTGGCCGAACTTAAGCGGCATACTGTAAAGCTATGCGGCCGGCTGGCCTTCCTCCCTCTTCGAAACTTGAGCGACATAAAGACTATTCTTCCCGAAACCGCGACTAGCACGACCACGCAATGCGGCCTCGGATCCAGGCTCTCTTACCCACTTTCTGCGATTGAGTTTGAATCTCTTCACCAGCTTTTCAAGATCAACAGCTCCCGATGCCAGAGAACTGGCCGTTCCGCTCATCCCAGCGACCATGCTGGCGTTTTGCCTTGTCATCTTATCAAGCGATCCGACGGCTAGGTTGATCTCCTGCAAGCGTGTCTTCTGGTCGAATGCCGCCGACGCAATAGCCTCGACATTGCTGTCGATTGCCTGAACATACCCTTCGATGTTTGTTAAGGCCGCTCCGGTTTCCCCGACCAGACGAACTCCCTCCTTGACCTCTCTCGATGAATTCTGGATCAGGAATGAGATCTCTTTAGCTGCCTTGGCGGATCGCTGCGCCAGTTCGCGCACCTCTTGCGCGACAACTGCGAAACCCTTTCCAGCCTCGCCGGCGCGCGCGGCTTCAACCCCGGCATTGAGCGCGAGGAGATTTGTCTGAAACGCAATTTCATCGATCACACCAGTTATTTTTCCGATCTCGTCAGAAGCAGCTTCGATGCGACCTATAGCGTGTATCGTGTCGGTGACGACTAGGACCGACTTGCTGGCCGCAGACAGCGCCTCATCAACGAGCTCGCGGGCTGTCGTAGTTCGCTCGGTTGATTCGCTGACAGCGCTTGTGATCTGAGCAAGCGATTGATTTGTTTGATCCAGTGCAGTCGCCTGCTGCTCTGAACGCTGCGCAATGCTACCCGCATTATCGCTAAGCTCATCACACTTAATGGACAGGTTATTCGTTTGCGCGAGAACCTGCTCGAGCGTTTCCTGGAATTTTGCAAGCGTTGCGTTGAAGTCATGCCTAAGGTGATCGAACTCGGGCACAAATGGCTCGTCGATGGTAAAGCGGATATTGCAGTCTGCGAGGCGCTCGAGCCCAGCAGCGATTTGCTGCAACGCCACCACCCGACCTGTTACGTCGGTTGCGAACTTCACAACTTTGAAAACGTTGCCATCGTCGTCATAGATCGGGCTGTAGGTAGCCTGAATGTAGATTGGCTTACCGTCTTTGCGGATACGCTTGAACTCATCGTTGTAGTACTCGCCGGCCGATAGTCTCTGCCAAAAAGTGGCGTAGTCGGCAGAAGCGATATATTCGGGTTCGCAAAACATACTGTGATGCTGCCCGGCAATCTCGGTGATCTCATAACCTAGCGCGTCAAGAAAGTTTTGATTGGCGATAATGATTTGACCCGAAGGATTGAACTCAATCACAGCCTGAGCACGCGACAGCGCGTCAAGTTTCCCGTAGCTTTCAAGACTGAGCGTTTTTGTGGCGGTGATATCGGTCGCGATCTTTACAATCTTGACAACCTTTCCTCCTCTTAAAACCGGGTTATATGACGCCTCAATCCAGATGCTATCGCCAGATTTTGTGAACCTCTTATACTGACCTTTTTCAAACTTGCCTTCGGAGAGATTCTTCCAGAACATCTGGTAATCATTGGTGTGTCGGTCGGCCTCCCTGACGAAGATCCGGTGGTGCTTGCCCA containing:
- a CDS encoding methyl-accepting chemotaxis protein, with amino-acid sequence MQAFSLMRTEAQAVLESFHRSQAIISFKPDGTILDANKNFCQALGYEREEIVGKHHRIFVREADRHTNDYQMFWKNLSEGKFEKGQYKRFTKSGDSIWIEASYNPVLRGGKVVKIVKIATDITATKTLSLESYGKLDALSRAQAVIEFNPSGQIIIANQNFLDALGYEITEIAGQHHSMFCEPEYIASADYATFWQRLSAGEYYNDEFKRIRKDGKPIYIQATYSPIYDDDGNVFKVVKFATDVTGRVVALQQIAAGLERLADCNIRFTIDEPFVPEFDHLRHDFNATLAKFQETLEQVLAQTNNLSIKCDELSDNAGSIAQRSEQQATALDQTNQSLAQITSAVSESTERTTTARELVDEALSAASKSVLVVTDTIHAIGRIEAASDEIGKITGVIDEIAFQTNLLALNAGVEAARAGEAGKGFAVVAQEVRELAQRSAKAAKEISFLIQNSSREVKEGVRLVGETGAALTNIEGYVQAIDSNVEAIASAAFDQKTRLQEINLAVGSLDKMTRQNASMVAGMSGTASSLASGAVDLEKLVKRFKLNRRKWVREPGSEAALRGRASRGFGKNSLYVAQVSKREEGQPAA